A section of the Pochonia chlamydosporia 170 chromosome 2, whole genome shotgun sequence genome encodes:
- a CDS encoding golgi integral membrane protein Cln3 (similar to Cordyceps militaris CM01 XP_006673777.1), translating to MDPRHRQPAPVPRSNSNSKSNSYPNSNSASPFAPASTVVSPASHSSHHPFATHNFAPLSAYAPDHRRTSDTPYYPPVARAAVPARELGLSHSRAQSASSLPSARELSRTMAPPPTSPSQGHQGGQPPPHHHQQSQSSMSYGPPPPRPPPLSVGPPTSFPTGRELPGLSSLTRSGSSTGSSSMSISAMLGGPPPASRDSQPPPQHYSPHGQPPSSGPAYGPPMQASPRMHSASSDYPPFRRPQTPDHPRPYDPRGSAAPSPHGPYATTPDLQRYGTPQGYHQRHPSAPADTSREPGRLSAGPPPGQPKPPPYGGMQARPMEVGRPEDPYARRDDGRPPAPMEYNPERPPRPYPYDERFRSDRDRQPAAEHREREGRERAYSGGADSRRQHMSPHELGHRETHPGQSPYGRPPEAREARDQWGRPATSDPNYRPPLEHQRPQHPEYPPASGPYSHHGPPYQAAPPDRYPPTSHPPHQPAGVAAPPPQSYEADRARMDQVHPQPPQPHGPPRREEPSAAASGAYGPPHGPSFESPRKGSDDHHGPNGLQRNLLAVQDINRKGRMSPLPQAVQGAQPQQPGPAAEPGIKSEFGRMFSGIGSGVSGIGMSSPVTSSAVTSFPSQTSHPGGVKRDELEHTTVDSGPDNVKAAKPGRRRKLKDEDARDDDSSGRLTPAGRANKRSKPHQHHHHHHHHHHHHHAQDAAPSSPTPAAQFKNLKGSTPTASPTDKSHHHHHHHHGQKPGTPAPTSQAKPAPPVIPPKTKTIVASKSVLESVANRARHHLGDFIYEPQLKPGRLLPNTPTHRGFSSNPKPLPWDIIKDKENCILTVKVPLVHLSSVAREEITARAYLWGTDVYTDDSDVVAACIHGGWIKGEWTDDVDTAMLDLDAGTGEGGKRKSKIPTAELPSRESEGAITMPPPSGPMDIPANRDLHVNVLILPRLLKYSGCTRFGLSSREFGGQYGSRHSIHDGLSYMIKSIRWVENGAQPQARLRGKARRERMRKAMKEVTASFGNINGVDLEQVKNHASPLRGEITGNWRKKDQAEGATETMGEQTDQERAGSEGNKENRLTTQSGNVEKAPEGTNETASNDVEMAEAGEEKKEPSNGDEK from the exons ATGGATCCAAGACACCGCCAGCCTGCTCCCGTGCCACggtccaactccaactccaaatcCAACTCATACCCAAACTCCAACAGCGCTTCTCCTTTCGCTCCAGCGTCAACGGTCGTGTCGCCGGCCTCGCACTCATCCCATCACCCGTTCGCGACTCACAACTTTGCACCGCTGTCTGCGTATGCTCCCGATCATCGTCGAACCTCAGACACACCGTACTACCCGCCGGTCGCTCGCGCAGCTGTGCCAGCTCGGGAGCTTGGTCTCTCACATTCGCGCGCGCAGAGCGCATCATCGCTCCCGTCCGCAAGGGAGCTCAGTCGCACAATGGCTCCTCCGCCGACGTCGCCCTCGCAGGGCCATCAAGGAGgacagccgccgccgcatcatcaccagcagtCGCAGAGCTCCATGAGCTACGgaccacctcctcctcgaccgCCTCCCTTGTCTGTTGGGCCACCAACGTCCTTCCCAACTGGAAGGGAGCTTCCAGGCTTGAGCTCTCTCACGAGATCAGGAAGCAGCACTGGAAGCAGCTCCATGTCTATATCTGCAATGCTAGGCGGACCACCTCCTGCTTCCCGTGATTCacagcctcctccacaacatTACTCGCCTCATGGGCAGCCTCCGTCATCAGGGCCGGCATACGGTCCTCCAATGCAAGCCTCACCGCGCATGCACTCTGCATCGTCCGACTATCCCCCATTCCGTCGACCCCAAACTCCGGATCACCCCCGACCTTACGATCCCCGTGGGAGTGCTGCACCCTCACCTCACGGCCCATATGCGACAACCCCTGATTTACAACGATATGGTACGCCACAAGGTTATCACCAACGACACCCGTCTGCACCTGCCGATACCTCTCGAGAACCCGGGAGATTGTCCGCTGGTCCGCCACCGGGTCAACCTAAACCGCCACCATATGGCGGCATGCAAGCGCGACCGATGGAGGTTGGTCGACCGGAAGACCCCTACGCACGCCGAGACGATGGACGACCACCTGCTCCAATGGAATATAATCCTGAGCGGCCACCAAGACCATACCCATACGACGAACGATTTCGATCAGATAGAGACCGACAGCCGGCTGCCGAACATCGCGAGAGAGAGGGAAGGGAACGAGCATACTCAGGGGGAGCAGACTCACGTCGACAACACATGTCTCCTCACGAATTGGGGCATCGAGAGACTCACCCTGGTCAGTCTCCTTATGGCCGTCCTCCCGAGGCCCGAGAAGCTCGAGACCAGTGGGGACGACCAGCAACATCGGATCCGAATTATCGGCCACCGTTAGAACATCAACGTCCACAACATCCTGAATACCCTCCTGCGTCTGGACCGTACTCTCACCACGGACCACCGTATCAGGCTGCTCCTCCCGATCGATACCCGCCGActtcacatcctcctcaccaacCAGCCGGTGTTGCAGCACCACCTCCGCAGTCGTATGAAGCTGATCGGGCCCGAATGGATCAGGTccatccacaaccaccacagcccCACGGGCCTCCTCGCCGCGAAGAGCCATCAGCTGCTGCGTCTGGGGCATACGGCCCTCCACACGGCCCTTCATTCGAGTCGCCTCGTAAGGGGAGTGATGACCATCATGGACCAAATGGCCTTCAGCGAAACCTGCTGGCGGTTCAAGACATTAATCGCAAGGGGCGAATGTCCCCTCTTCCTCAAGCAGTGCAAGGCGCCCAGCCGCAACAACCTGGGCCGGCGGCTGAGCCTGGTATCAAGAGCGAATTTGGTCGCATGTTTTCTGGTATTGGAAGCGGCGTTAGTGGTATTGGAATGTCCAGTCCAGTGACCTCTTCAGCTGTGACATCGTTTCCGAGTCAGACCTCACATCCTGGCGGTGTCAAACGCGACGAGCTGGAACACACTACCGTGGACTCCGGCCCAGACAATGTTAAAGCTGCCAAACCTGGTAGAAGGCGCAAATTGAAGGATGAAGATGCTCGAGATGATGACAGTTCTGGCAGACTTACTCCAGCAGGACGAGCAAACAAACGGTCCAAGccacatcagcatcatcaccacca tcatcaccatcaccaccatcaccatgcaCAAGATGCTGCACCTTCTTCACCGACGCCAGCTGCACAGTTTAAGAATCTTAAAGGGAGCACGCCTACAGCGTCACCGACTGACAAgtcccaccaccaccaccatcatcaccacgGACAAAAGCCAGGGACGCCAGCACCGACCAGCCAAGCGAAACCTGCACCACCCGTCATAccaccaaagacgaagaCTATTGTGGCCTCCAAGTCAGTCTTGGAGTCAGTAGCCAACCGCGCCAGACATCATCTCGGAGATTTCATTTACGAACCCCAGCTAAAACCGGGGCGGCTCCTTCCGAACACGCCTACACATAGAGGGTTCTCGTCGAATCCCAAGCCGCTTCCATGGGATATTATCAAGGATAAGGAGAACTGTATCCTAACCGTCAAAGTCCCACTTGTGCATCTCTCTAGTGTTGCTCGTGAAGAAATCACAGCACGGGCATATCTGTGGGGAACGGATGTGTACACTGATGATTCCGATGTAGTTGCAGCGTGTATCCATGGGGGATGGATCAAGGGCGAATGGACAGACGATGTTGATACGGCAATGTTGGACCTGGATGCAGGAACAGGCGAAGGAGGGAAGCGTAAAAGCAAAATTCCAACGGCTGAGCTACCGAGTCGAGAATCAGAGggcgccatcaccatgccaCCGCCATCGGGACCCATGGACATCCCGGCAAACCGCGACTTGCACGTCAACGTCTTGATTCTGCCTCGCCTCCTCAAGTACTCAGGCTGCACTCGATTTGGACTGTCTAGTCGTGAGTTTGGCGGCCAGTATGGAAGCCGACACTCCATCCACGATGGCCTCAGTTACATGATCAAGAGCATCAGATGGGTAGAGAACGGTGCGCAACCTCAAGCAAGACTACGTGGCAAAGCCAGGAGGGAGCGTATGCGGAAGGCGATGAAGGAAGTCACGGCTAGCTTTGGTAATATCAACGGAGTGGATCTGGAACAAGTCAAGAATCATGCCTCACCGCTGAGAGGCGAAATTACTGGCAattggaggaagaaggaccAAGCAGAGGGCGCGACCGAGACCATGGGCGAGCAGACTGACCAAGAACGGGCAGGAAGCGAGGGAAATAAGGAGAATCGCCTGACGACACAATCGGGAAACGTGGAAAAGGCGCCAGAAGGGACAAATGAAACAGCAAGCAATGATGTGGAAATGGccgaagctggagaagagaagaaagagccGAGTAATGGAGACGAAAAGTGA
- a CDS encoding iron-regulated transporter (similar to Talaromyces marneffei ATCC 18224 XP_002147230.1): protein MPLSHESLPSTINRTRTEWQLYTSHFLSMWNSRLFEFGAVLFLASIFPSTLFPMSIYALVRSLSAILLAHALGRWIDTGNRLTVVRVSILGQRLAVAGSCGVLWAMETRIGGLNASRVNGLFVVLVALACVEKLCATMNTIAVERDWVVVITNDDEDWRRAVNARIRRIDLSCKLVGPLVISLVAMMSTVVAIWTVLGMNMASIFVEYICIEKVYKSVPALERRAADEETPPDDQPTSRLSSFFTNIIPLSSVPFYIHHPAFLPSFSLSLLYLTVLSFSGQMITYLMSVGYTPLYVGIARTGSTIVELSATWAAPRLMRKIGPIRGGLWSINWQMGYLAVGVCWYIVDMNNQSGNQLISATVLAICVAFSRLGLWGYDLCAQNIVQDEVEASHRGAFSTVEAAFQNLFELLSFASTMVFSRPEEFKWPMLISIVAVYVSGIMYAVFLRSRRGHLFHAPPCLKGRSEGRIVLE, encoded by the exons ATGCCTCTCTCACACGAATCGCTCCCAAGCACAATCAACCGCACCCGCACAGAATGGCAACTCTACACATCCCACTTCCTATCCATGTGGAACTCACGGCTCTTCGAGTTCGGCGCCGTCCTCTTCCTCGCATCCATTTTCCCATCCACCCTCTTCCCCATGTCCATCTACGCCCTCGTTCGAAGCCTATCAGCAATACTCCTTGCCCACGCACTCGGCAGATGGATCGACACCGGAAACCGCCTCACCGTTGTTCGGGTATCCATTTTGGGGCAGAGACTTGCCGTGGCAGGAAGCTGTGGTGTCTTGTGGGCCATGGAGACGCGGATAGGAGGGCTGAATGCGAGTCGTGTGAATGGTTTGTTTGTCGTTCTGGTTGCGTTGGCGTGCGTTGAGAAATTATGCGCTACGATGAATACTATTGCTGTGGAGAGAGATTGG GTTGTTGTTATAACGAacgatgacgaggactgGAGAAGAG CTGTCAATGCGAGAATTCGTCGGATAGATCTCTCTTGTAAACTTGTCGGGCCACTCGTCATATCCCTCGTGGCAATGATGTCCACCGTCGTTGCTATCTGGACAGTCTTGGGCATGAATATGGCCTCCATTTTTGTTGAGTACATCTGCATAGAAAAA GTGTACAAAAGCGTTCCCGCCCTCGAAAGACGTGCCGCTGATGAAGAAACTCCACCTGACGATCAACCAACATCTCGCctctcgtccttcttcaccaacattATCCCTCTCTCCTCGGTCCCATTCTACATCCATCACCCAGCGTTCCTCCCCTCattctccctctccctcctctaCCTCACTGTGCTCTCCTTCTCAGGCCAAATGATCACATACCTCATGTCCGTCGGCTACACGCCGCTGTACGTCGGTATAGCCCGCACGGGAAGCACCATCGTCGAGCTAAGCGCAACATGGGCAGCACCGAGGCTCATGAGGAAAATTGGTCCTATACGAGGCGGATTGTGGAGTATCAACTGGCAGATGGGTTATCTGGCGGTCGGTGTTTGCTGGTACATCGTGGATATGAATAACCAGTCGGGTAATCAGTTGATTTCAGCAACCGTCTTAGCTATCTGCGTGGCTTTTAGTCGGCTAGGTCTTTGGGGGTATGATCTCTGCGCACAGAATATAGTCCAGGAT GAAGTGGAAGCTTCGCATCGAGGGGCGTTTTCCACAGTCGAAGCAGCATTCCAGAATCTCTTTGAGTTGCTTTCCTTTGCGTCGACGATGGTATTCTCCAGACCAGAGGAGTTTAAGTGGCCAATGCTGATAAGTATTGTGGCGGTGTATGTATCTGGAATAATGTATGCGGTGTTCTTGCGTTCACGAAGAGGGCATTTGTTCCATGCGCCGCCGTGCTTGAAGGGTAGATCGGAAGGAAGGATAGTCTTGGAATAA
- a CDS encoding bicyclomycin resistance protein (similar to Cordyceps militaris CM01 XP_006673772.1): MPSTPGTEVPAEKAEDNTSNGTTTPNDVPYSGDTDVESQAIQTAEAPKDLIREEEWAKEPSNPINWPAWRKVMLISCISSMGFMASAGTSILSPARSQLMQEFNVSSTVAILPVALYVFALGFGPIIGGPLSETVGRLPIYVFTMPLGSLFALGAGFTHSFAVLCFCRFMSGFCWSPVLAVPSASISETFAPKSRGPASAVFILMPFLGPGLGPVMGSFIVSRKGWRWTQWTLIFFAIFCMIQLPFIRETFYPKVKRRLAKKKGLKVPPKVPLRDKLSLFARVAVIRPIHMLFAEPIVTFLCLYIAVNFGILFSFFAGVPYTFTLVYHFSLESSGLVFLSIATGCIVGFLTIILCDVFIYRKKIKLYPPLKTPPEHRLYPAMIGSLGLPIGLFWYAWSARASVSWASPVVAIFPFAWGNLCVFVSSVQYMSDTYHGTVIASAVSANGLARYGFAGAFPLFTIQMYQNLGIDWACSLLGFVALLLLPIPWVLFKYGPKIRAKSKYETVDYSL, translated from the exons atGCCCTCAACACCAGGGACAGAAGTGCCCGCCGAAAAAGCAGAGGACAACACCTCCAACGGCACAACAACCCCAAACGATGTCCCATACTCCGGAGACACAGACGTCGAAAGCCAAGCCATCCAAACAGCCGAAGCACCCAAGGACCTCATTCGCGAAGAAGAATGGGCAAAAGAGCCCTCCAATCCAATCAACTGGCCGGCATGGAGAAAAGTAATGCTCATCTCCTGCATATCATCAATGGGCTTCATGGC CTCAGCAGGAACTTCGATCCTCAGCCCGGCAAGATCGCAGCTGATGCAAGAATTCAACGTCAGCAGCACGGTGGCCATCCTCCCTGTCGCGCTGTACGTCTTCGCCCTTGGTTTTGGCCCCATCATCGGCGGTCCGTTGTCCGAAACGGTCGGTCGTCTGCCAATTTACGTCTTTACCATGCCGCTTGGCTCACTGTTTGCTCTGGGCGCCGGATTCACGCATAGCTTCGCGGTGTTATGCTTTTGCAGGTTCATGAGTGGCTTCTGCTGGTCGCCTGTGTTGGCTGTTCCTTCGGCGTCGATTTCGGAGACTTTTGCGCCTAAGTCAAGGGGGCCAGCTTCTGCGGTGTTTATTCTCATGCCGTTTTTGGGGCCTGGATTGGG ACCAGTTATGGGCTCATTCATCGTCAGCAGAAAAGGGTGGCGCTGGACACAATGGACGCTaatcttcttcgccatcttctgcatgATTCAACTGCCGTTTATTCGAGAGACATTCTACCCCAAGGTCAAGAGACGactcgccaagaagaagggtctCAAGGTACCTCCCAAGGTTCCTCTCCGCGACAAACTCTCGCTGTTTGCTCGCGTCGCCGTCATCCGACCCATTCACATGCTCTTTGCCGAGCCCATCGTCACATTTCTCTGCCTCTACATCGCCGTCAACTTTGGCATTCTTTTCAGTTTCTTCGCCGGAGTCCCGTACACATTCACCCTAGTATACCACTTTAGCCTCGAATCCTCCGGCCTTGTATTCTTGTCGATTGCGACGGGCTGTATTGTCGGCTTCTTGACCATTATTCTCTGCGACGTCTTCATCTATCGCAAAAAGATCAAGTTGTATCCGCCTCTCAAAACGCCTCCCGAGCACCGACTTTACCCTGCTATGATTGGCAGCCTGGGTCTTCCGATTGGACTCTTTTGGTATGCCTGGTCTGCGAGGGCAAGCGTCAGCTGGGCTAGTCctgttgttgccattttcCCATTCGCTTGGGGAAATCTCTGTGTGTTTGTCAGCTCGGTGCAGTACATGTCTGATACGTATCATGGGACGGTGATTGCTAGCGCTGTGAGTGCGAATGGTTTGGCGAGATATGGCTTCGCTGGAGCATTTCCGCTGTTCACAATTCAGA TGTATCAAAATCTTGGAATCGACTGGGCATGCAGTCTCCTCGGGTTTGTTGCATTGCTTCTGTTGCCTATCCCCTGGGTCTTGTTTAAATACGGCCCCAAGATTCGCGCAAAGAGCAAGTACGAAACTGTCGACTATTCATTGTAA
- a CDS encoding phosphate-repressible Na+/phosphate cotransporter Pho89 (similar to Neosartorya fischeri NRRL 181 XP_001259021.1) → MAVLSQYTYVFAITTVFAFLDAWNIGANDVANSFATSVSSRSLTLKQAMVLASVCEFSGSVTVGSRVADTIRTKIIDPHHYDSSPPVLLLAMMCTIVASSTFLTVATRYGMPVSTTHAVVGGLVGTATASIGIQNVNWGWAGVSQVFAAWVIAPGIAGCLGALLFLITKYTVLVKPTAVKRAFYSIPFYTFLTVGSITMLIVWKGIHGVEPTTTQILISIFAAAAGGALLQMVFVMPYLWVRIMREDWTLKWYHVFQGPWLLRREPPPATPYGFTKPQIKDYYRGHLTAEELHYMRASETLLQSVQTSNPEQRPDGDKDDDLILPPPATSPTLNTRRSSQSGDSLIPPRPPGPLTSLPVLTWKINRFLLRGIEQDVISMQKRNAVLKWDIEDMHSRASRFDNRAEYMYSALQILTAAAASFTHGANDVANAIAPFTTAYEVYTTGVIPDIVNIPIWVLCFGGGSIVLGLLMYGYHVMRTLGNRLTLISPSRGFCMELASAITVLMATRLQLPVSTTQCITGATVGVGLANGDWKCINSRLVGWIYLGWVVTVPVTAVISGCLMGLMLYAPKW, encoded by the exons ATGGCGGTATTAAGTCAGTATACCTACGTTTTTGCCATTACGACAGTATTCGCATTCCTGGATGCTTGGAACATTG GCGCCAACGATGTGGCCAATTCCTTCGCAACGTCCGTCTCTTCCCGGTCTCTGACCTTGAAGCAGGCCATGGTTCTGGCATCCGTTTGCGAATTCTCTGGCAGTGTCACCGTCGGAAGTCGAGTAGCCGACACGATCCGCACCAAAATAATCGACCCTCATCACTATGATTCCTCCCCTCCCGTCCTCCTGCTGGCCATGATGTGCACCATCGTGGCATCATCGACTTTTCTCACGGTTGCTACACGGTATGGTATGCCTGTTTCGACTACTCACGCCGTAGTCGGTGGGCTGGTAGGAACGGCTACAGCATCCATTGGCATTCAAAATGTGAATTGGGGCTGGGCGGGCGTCTCCCAAGTATTTGCGGCGTGGGTCATTGCCCCTGGTATCGCGGGCTGCTTGGGTGCCTTGCTGTTTCTCATTACAAAGTATACTGTTCTTGTGAAGCCGACTGCTGTAAAGCGAGCGTTTTATTCGATTCCGTTTTACACCTTTCTAACTGTTGGGTCTATTACCA TGTTAATTGTGTGGAAGGGCATACATGGGGTTGAACCAACAACGACGCAGATTCTAATTTCCATATTTGCGGCAGCTGCTGGTGGCGCGCTATTGCAAATGGTTTTTGTCATGCCCTATCTTTGGGTACGAATTATGCGGGAAGATTGGACTTTGAAATGGTACCACGTCTTTCAAGGACCTTGGCTATTACGACGAGAACCTCCTCCCGCAACACCATACGGCTTCACCAAGCCCCAGATCAAAGATTACTACCGCGGCCATCTGACAGCCGAGGAATTACACTACATGCGAGCCTCAGAGACGCTGTTACAATCGGTACAGACGAGCAATCCCGAGCAGAGACCAGACGGAGACAAGGACGACGATCTCATCCTCCCGCCTCCAGCCACGTCTCCCACCCTCAACACAAGGCGAAGTTCGCAATCAGGCGACTCCCTCATCCCACCGAGGCCTCCCGGTCCGTTGACGAGCCTCCCAGTACTCACCTGGAAGATCAACCGGTTCCTCCTCCGTGGCATCGAACAAGACGTCATCAGCATGCAAAAGCGCAACGCCGTGTTAAAATGGGACATCGAAGACATGCACTCCCGTGCATCAAGGTTCGACAACCGAGCCGAGTACATGTATTCCGCGCTTCAGATCCTCACCGCGGCCGCCGCCTCATTCACCCACGGCGCCAACGATGTAGCCAACGCGATCGCCCCCTTCACCACCGCATACGAAGTCTACACAACGGGCGTCATACCCGATATCGTCAACATCCCGATTTGGGTGCTGTGTTTCGGCGGCGGCTCGATTGTGCTAGGTCTGTTGATGTACGGGTATCACGTTATGAGGACGCTGGGGAACAGACTGACGCTCATTTCGCCGAGTCGCGGGTTCTGCATGGAGCTGGCAAGCGCTATTACTGTGCTGATGGCGACGAGGCTCCAGCTGCCGGTGTCGACGACACAGTGTATCACGGGGGCTACTGTGGGAGTTGGTCTGGCGAATGGGGATTGGAAGTGTATTAATTCGAGGTTGGTGGGATGGATATATTTGGGATGGGTCGTTACGGTGCCGGTGACGGCGGTGATTTCGGGCTGTTTGATGGGGTTGATGCTTTATGCGCCGAAGTGGTGA
- a CDS encoding general substrate transporter (similar to Metarhizium robertsii ARSEF 23 XP_011411053.1) — protein sequence MRLVFAYFLFLISLVAGNSATCGKTQYSSDALNKAADAACALLKKGTTVGRNNYPHEYKNFEKIKLTGSAPWYEFPVLSNGQVYNGAAPGPDRVIITKDCKQAGAITHTGASGNNFVTCDVKTSGAPAAAVNQHIVAFCSTLMIYMIFP from the exons ATGAGACTCGTCTTCGCCTACTTCCTGTTTCTCATCTCCCTAGTCGCGGGTAACTCGGCGACGTGTGGCAAAACCCAGTACAGCTCAGATGCTTtgaacaaggctgccgaCGCCGCATGTGCGCTGTTAAAGAAAGGCACCACAGTCGGGCGGAACAATTATCCCCATGAATATAAGAACTTTGAGAAAATTAAGCTTACTGGCAGCGCGCCGTGGTACGAGTTCCCTGTACTTTCCAACGGTCAGGTATACAATGGTG CCGCCCCTGGTCCAGATCGGGTCATTATTACCAAGGACTGCAAGCAGGCCGGTGCCATCACCCATACCGGAGCCAGCGGAAACAATTTCGTCACTTGCGATGTCAAAACATCCGGGGCTCCTGCAGCTGCCGTAAACCAGCACATTGTTGCTTTCTGCTCTACGCTGATGATTTACATGATTTTTCCTTAA
- a CDS encoding zinc-binding oxidoreductase ToxD (similar to Metarhizium acridum CQMa 102 XP_007814535.1), which translates to MASKVQNFGLVRKGAGHAVLEATPIPRLPDDYLLIKTVAVAINPTDWTTLDAVGDNGTLVGCDFAGIVEEIGPAVTKKFQKGDRVAGFSHGGNDANPETGAFARFVIAKGDLVMHIPDNVSWEAAATVGVAIGTVGMGLYQIMGLKLPTEAPQIGDGSDPVLVYGGSTATGTIAIQFVRLSGRKVLTTCSPKHFELAKDRGAELVYDYHTPNIASDIRSETNDQLIDVFDTVALESTAAFCSDAIGSSGGLYVNLLGVQSQRSDVRSVFYLGYSASGESFIFEGQHFPAKPEDLVFARNFFAVAEKLWMEGKWKSHPVRVGSGGLIGVLDGMKQMKEGKVSGEKLVYLVDDTEWPAV; encoded by the exons ATGGCAAGCAAGGTTCAGAATTTCGGTCTCGTGAGAAAAGGCGCCGGTCATGCGGTTCTAGAGGCAACTCCCATACCGAGGTTGCCAGACGACTACCTACTCATCAAAACTGTTGCAGTCGCCATAAACCCAACAGACTGGACTACTCTCGACGCAGTTGGAGACAACGGTACTCTAGTTGGATGCGACTTTGCTGGTATTGTAGAGGAGATCGGCCCGGCTGTTACCAAGAAGTTCCAAAAAGGAGACCGTGTTGCCGGGTTTTCTCATGGAG GAAACGATGCAAACCCAGAGACGGGTGCCTTTGCTCGATTCGTCATTGCCAAGGGCGACCTCGTGATGCATATTCCGGATAATGTCAGCTGGGAAGCGGCGGCTACAGTTGGAGTTGCGATAGGTACTGTTGGTATGGGTCTGTACCAGATTATGGGCTTAAAACTGCCGACTGAGGCTCCTCAAATTGGGGATGGCAGTGATCCAGTTCTCGTATACGGTGGGAGCACCGCCACGGGGACGATTGCTATTCAATTTGTCAGATT GTCCGGGCGAAAAGTTCTTACAACGTGCTCACCAAAACATTTCGAACTAGCTAAAGATCGAGGCGCCGAACTTGTATACGATTAC CATACACCCAACATTGCATCGGACATTCGAAGTGAAACTAATGACCAACTGATAGACGTTTTTGACACTGTAGCACTAGAATCTACCGCAGCTTTCTGCTCAGATGCGATTGGCTCTTCGGGAGGGCTATATGTCAATCTGCTAGGTGTTCAAAGTCAACGATCGGACGTGCGGTCTGTTTTCTATTTGGGATATAGCGCCTCCGGAGAGAGCTTTATATTTGAGGGCCAACATTTTCCGGCGAAACCGGAAGATTTAGTATTCGCCAGGAACTTTTTTGCTGTCGCTGAGAAGCTCTGGATGGAAGGGAAGTGGAAGTCACATCCGGTTCGTGTTGGATCTGGTGGGTTGATTGGTGTGCTTGATGGGATGAAGCAAATGAAGGAAGGTAAAGTGAGTGGCGAGAAGCTGGTGTatcttgttgatgacacCGAATGGCCCGCGGTGTAG
- a CDS encoding FMP21-like protein (similar to Metarhizium robertsii ARSEF 23 XP_007821628.1) translates to MHRPTPLRTILFRARAHTRLSSFQHRPSPPKLPASQQAEFERLQRDAAVSSAFQPDTNAAEPQTQTATLAEEESVNPALFRGAKPEFEGDKNPKTGEVGGPKNEPLRWGGEGDWSYNGRVTDF, encoded by the coding sequence ATGCACCGCCCAACTCCCCTCCGCACAATCCTATTCCGCGCTCGCGCACACACACGCCTCTCCTCCTTCCAACACCGCCCCTCGCCCCCCAAGCTCCCCGCCTCACAACAAGCCGAATTCGAACGCCTCCAACGAGACGCAGCCGTCTCATCCGCCTTCCAGCCCGACACCAACGCCGCCgaaccacaaacacaaacagcTACCCtcgccgaagaagagagTGTGAATCCGGCGCTGTTTCGCGGTGCGAAGCCCGAGTTTGAGGGCGACAAGAACCCCAAGACGGGGGAGGTGGGCGGTCCAAAGAATGAGCCGTTGAGATGGGGTGGCGAGGGCGATTGGAGCTACAATGGGCGTGTTACCGACTTTTAG